ATAATTCGTAATATTAGTACTACAATTTTTACTCAAAACGTCTATATTGCTACCGAATTATCATCGAAAGTTGAATTTGGCCCGATCGTTTTCAAATGGCATGCTTTTGGTACCCTATACGTCCAATATCGACCTAAAACATTATGGAAATCGGAACAATAAAAGCTGTTCACATATACATACATGAGCAATTATATGTCACAGCAGAACTCGAACTTAATCTGAAAGGGATCAATCACTCATTCGGAGGCCATAAAATATTCATGTCGGGAATGAATGGAGGGGAATCCTGTGATGCACCGTACTTAGGGAGGTTTCTTTTCAGATGCATGCAAATTTGCGAAGTCGACAGTTGGGAAAAACTGAAAAGCAATAAAGTCCTGATTGAAATTTCAAATGGAAAAGTAACTGCCATTGGAAATGTTGCGGGCAGTAAGTGGTTCAATCCGCGGAAGGAATTTGAGGCAATGGAGCAGGAACGCGATAGCAGCGATGTTTTCAATTCCGGGTTTAAATCTTCACGCTAATCTTGCATTGAGCATTCTATAAATAAACATATCCGGAAAGTGCATTGCGCCAAACCGTCCTTTGGTTTGCCAGAAAGCCTGCCTTAAACCGGCAGGCTTTCTGGATAATTCAATGTCCAAAAGCCTTTATTTCCTTGGAATCGTCGTACTGCCGGGAGTAGTGCTGCCCGGAACAGCAGATGGAGTAGTAGCGCTTCCGGGAACCGTAGACGAAGGAATGGTTGTGCTCCGCGGTACCGTTGAAGGTTGTGTTGTATTACCTGGAATCGTCGTGGCCGGAACATTATTGCTGTTCGGAAGCGTATTGGACGGCTGTGTTGTGCTGCCGGGAATAGTCGTCGACGAATTGGCACCTGGCACCGTCGTACCTGTCCGCGGTACATTGTTCGATGGCGTTACGGTACTTGCCGGATTAGTGTTAATTGGTTGTGTGGTACGATCCGGCACTGTGCCCGGCGGAATGGTAGTCGGCTGAGTAGTACTGCCCGGTATTGTTGAGGACGCCGGCTGCTGCGTAGTACTGCCAGGCTGCGCCGCGCCAGGTAAGGTCGACGGCTGCAAGGTACTGCCTGGAACCGTTTTTGGTTGGGTAGCGCTGGACGACGGTGTTGTACTGGATGGTGTTGAGCTCGACGGGGTTGTTTGAGCAAATGCTAACGTTGAGCTAAACATTGCTAATGTGATGATATTTACTTTTAACGCTTTCATGATAATATATTTAGTGATTAATCTCTAACTACTATAACTTTATTAAGAAGAAGCCAAAAAGAATCGTACCAACAACGAAACTCGCGGTTATATAAGGGAAAAAGTGGCGGCGGGTATTGGGCTTGAAAAATCTGTCTCATATACCCCCTTAATAAGGCATTTTCACACCACTCATTTGCCGTAATTTTGAGCAAGATTTGTAAAAACAAAACTTTGTGATCATGGAAAAGCAGAATGACGTATTACCTGATACTGTGGATGAAAGCGTTTCAGGACATAGGATTGTGACGCAGGAGGAATGGATTACCGCCCGTAAAGAACTGCTAAAAAAAGAGAAGGAATTAACGCGACTTAGTGACGAACTCTCCCGCCAGCGGCGTCAGCTGCCTTGGGTGAAGGTCAATAAGTCCTATATATTTGACAGCACGGAAGGAAAGATCTGGTTATCAGACCTTTTTAATGGCAAGAGCCAGCTTTTCATTTATCATTTCATGTTCGCCCCGGAATGGGAAGAGGGCTGTCCGGGCTGTTCTTTTCTTGTCGATCACATTGACGGAGCCAATCTGCACCTTGCCCATCACGATGTTTCCGTCGTAGCGGTATCCCGCGCCCCGCTTTCCAAGTTACTGGCTTTCAAGGACCGCATGGAATGGAAGTTCAAATGGGTGTCGTCTTTCGGCAGTGATTTCAACTATGACTATCACGTGTCCTTCACCGAAAGTCAGATTGAAAACAATGAAGTTTATTACAATTACGAGTTTGCAAAACACGATTCCGGGACAGAATCGCCAGGTGCCAGCGTGTTTTATAAAGATGCGGCGGGCAACATATACCACACTTATTCCAGCTATTCACGAGGCACCGACATCCTGATCGGTGCGCATAACTTCCTGGATTTTATGCCAAAAGGCAGAAACGAAGACTCCACAATGGGCTGGATGCGCTATCACGACAAATACGAAGACTTCAAGTCAGATAGTGGCAGTTGCTGCCATTAGGTCCAAATTTATGTCAATGGCCATTCCAGCCAGAGAAAAAATCTCAGGCTGGAATTTGCTTTTCCGATGTTGGCAAAAAAATCGAGGGATCGCGGAGAAAGGCGGCGATCCAGATTAGCGCGATCGGCAGGACAGCATTGAATGGTTTACCGTGGGAAAGCTCTGTGGCGATGGCACCGGCAAAGTAACAGGTAAGCAAAATGAAACCGATTTTCATAGTTTTGGGATAAATGAAAAGTGCTGTAAAACCGATTTCCATTACACCAAGCGCAGTAATGTAATCCCCCACGCCCACTTTCTGAAGTGTACTGACCATTTCTTCACTGGCAGTCAGCTTCATAATACCGCTCAGCACTACCATCAACGAGGCAATGACCGTAATAGCTATCGTAATGATCTTTTTCGCTTTCATAATATTTTTTGTTTTAGACAAAACTAGCTACATTCACTTACTAAATTATAGTAGTAAACAAAAGGTTAGTAATAACCTTTTAGTTAGTTAATCATGATGCGAAACAGAAACGATTTGTTAGACACACCCTCTCATGAGGTGTGTAACAGTAAATTAGCCGCAGTCGGGGACGCCCTCTACGTCATTGGCGGCAAATGGAGGCTCAGGATCATTGTTGCGCTTTCGGATGGAAACAAAAGGTTCAATGAATTACAGCGTGAAATCACGGGTATCTCTGCCCGGGTGCTCTCCAATGAGCTGAAAGAACTGGAAATGAATGGGTTCGTCGAACGAAAGGTATACACCGATGTACCTGTTGTGATCGAATACGAGCTTACAGAGTATAGCCAGACCCTGGACACGGTGGTGCAGTCGCTGGTAGAATGGGGAGAAATGCATCGCGCCAAAATCCGGCAGGGAGTCATTTGATCACTTATTGATCGGAGAGCGATAGCGTAATATGCCACATATCACCTGAATTGGTCACTTTTTCGGTACCCCATATTCCGGGACCTCCATCAGCACGCAGGTATACTCCAAAAACCAGCGTGCTGATTTTTGAACCTTTGACCAAAATACTACCGCAGGCCGCTCCATTGTCGCAGTTTCCCGAAATGGTAGTTTTAGCATGCAATATTTTCGTTTTCGAATTATCCAGCACCAGGTCGGCATTGCCCGATAATTTGGTCAGCGCCAGTGATGGTGTTTGCAGTTCAAGCTCGGTAGCAAACCCGAGATGCTGGCTAGCAAAATTGGTCGTCGCCCCCAACCCTACCAAAGAAATCACAGGATTGTCGACCGGCCTGCTGAACTGCAGTCGAAGCTTGCCATAGTAATACCGGCTTGTGTCCGATTTGGACGCATTGGTAAGAAGAAGCGGTTTGGCAGACAAAAACACCTGCAGGCCGGGATTCATATACAAATTTACTCCTTTGCCTATCGGGCCATTCGGATGGGCAGTGAAAACGCTCCTTGTCGTATCTGTGAAATAATAGTTGCTGTTCACAACCGGTAGCGACCTCACCTGAGTGGAAGCTGCACCCGAAGCCGCACCAAACGTCATTCCCGTAACATGCTGGGGCACTGTAATGTATGGCTGATCATCAAAGCTGAACGTAACAGATAGTGGTGCCTGCGGTTTCTGAAAATAAATCCCATCGTCGGCGCTTCCGTTTTTATTGTGATAAAATGTGAGCGTCTGGGGAATGGATGTGGGACCTTTTGGTACCGGCGGGAGATAGCTGTTATTGACACCATCCTGGACAAACTCCAGTGTGTTTTGAGCCAACAGCAGCTCATTTCCAATGAGAAGGAAACAAATGATCAGATACGCAAAATTGCGCAAGCAGTTAAGACATAATGTAAGCATGTGTAAATGATTTAGCTATCGCTGAGAAATTTCTTATAATGCAAGATAACATTTCACCATCAACGTTTCCTGTGACGGCTAGCGATCTTTTTCAACTTTATTGTTTAGTACAAAAAAATCTCAAATTGTTCCTGTCCAAAAGCAAACTTTGAACTTTTCGCCAATTAACAAATTGATTATTAACTCTATATGAAATATACAAAACAATCCGCAACAGTTTAATCACCAATTATTCTTCGGCCTGAAAAACGATTTTTCCGTTTGGTTTACATTTGAGTTCCAGCCAGCCTTCATCGGAAGCATCTACGGTTACCCCCGAAACGGACACTATTTTCCATTTTTCGAAAGGTTGTTTCAACCGCGTTACTCCTCCTTTCTCAGAAACAATTTTCACCTCTTCAATCCGGCCGCCTGCTTTCTTTGCAGTCACTAAAAAAGCTCCTTCTGTTCTCAGTTTTTCAAAGGAAACGTCCTTCCAATCCTCCGGTACCGCGGGAAAAACTTCAATAAATCCTGCATAACTCTGCAAAAGCATTTCCTGCAAACCAGCGGCAAACGCAAAATTACCTTCCAGCGTAAAAGGCCTGTATGTAAACTTCGACAGCCCGGCTTTCGTCTGGTCGCCATTGACGTGAAAACTGTTCGGTAAGCAAAATGCTTTGGCAAAAACAGAAAGATTATGCGCCGCGCCGGTACCATCTTTTGCCCGAGCTTTCATATTGGCCAGCCAAGAGTACGAGTATCCGCACCACCAGTCGGGGCCGATTTTTTCGAGTAGGTTAATCGAGTTTTTAATAATCCTTTGCGACTTTTCGCCATCCTCCCACCGGATCAGGCCCAAGGGATGGATCGCCATCATGTGGGAAAAATGCCTGTGGGATTCGTTATAGGCCAATGAAGGCGCAAACATCAGTTCACTGTTTTCAGTGATCGCGTATGCTCCAAATTGAGATAGTACATCATTCCAATGTTCTGCTTCACTGGTCAAACCCATTTCCAGGGCAATCTCCGCACCTGCAGTAAAAGCAAATTTCATCAGTGACAGATCATAGTTGGTGTTTTCAGGGAACCAGGCAGTCAGCTTATTGTCATTGATCTCGGGGCTGGAACTGATCGGTAATTTCCGGTACCCATTTTCATCTTTAACGGTAATTTTTTCCAAAAACAAGCATACCCCATGAAACCAGGGATACGCCCGGTTTTTGAGGAAATCGCGGTCCATACTATACCGCCACTGCAGATAATAATGTTGTGCAAGCCAGGAGGATACCGTCGGCGACAATGAATACTGGATCCAGCCGCCCATTTCGGTACCATCCAGCGTGGTCACGCCGGGGACTGCCAGACCATCCGTCCCGAAGTAAGTTTTGGTATAGCGCTTATAGTTTGCCAGGTTGGCGTCCAGATGATCAAAATACCCAAGGCCTTCTTCCAGGTGATTTCCACTATAACTTGGCCAGTAGCTGAGCTGCGTGTTCAAATCGTGGTGATAATCTCCTTTCCACGGCGGAATTCGGCCATTATCTGCCGTCCACACAGCTTGCAACGAGATAGGTGGCGCACCACGCCGGGCAGCGGAGCCAAATTTGTACTGTTCCAAAAACCATTGCTTTTCGAGGACAGGGTCAGGGACACGAAGCGACGATTGCCCCCAGAATTTGGTCCACCATGCCACATGTGACGCATAGTCCGGTGCATTGCCGCGCTGCAAAGCCGCCTTGACCAATGCGGTAGACGCCAACATGACCGGTTTGTCGGGATACTGTGAAGAAACGCTCCACACACCTTCCAAAACCCCTGATTTTGTTGCATTCCAATCAACAGTAACTTCATACCGAAACCCGCCCCATCCTTCCTGCTGATAAACGATCCGGTTTTTTTCCCGGTTTACCACGCCTTGCTTATACCCAAGTCTGGCCAAATCGTCGCCTACCAGCGAATTGACCGGCCCGCCTTCCGCAATTTTGCCCTGGTATGCCGGTGCGAGCAGCTCGGGCAGGATCGCCGATCTTATATTTTCAAAGCGGAACCAACCGACGGGTTCCGTAGCATGGACAAATGTTTTGAGTTTCATGCCATCCTCCCATTCCACCTCGCACACAGCTTTGGCCAATGAAAGATTGACCGATTTCACGGGAGAGGCATTTTTAATGTCAAATTCCAGAGCTGCCGCGGGGATCTTCGAAGGCGCGGGTTCTTTATCATAAGGTGCATCAAAATACTGCTGGACCGGCGCATAATCTTTCTTTGCAACCTGTTCCTGAACCCATTGGTAGCTAAACTCTTGGCGATGCAAACCTGCCATCGGCCGCATATCCCAGATATCTGCCCTATCCAGCGAAAAACGGAGCCTTTCACCCCGCTGCCAGACCAGTGCGCCTACCGTAGCATTACCGAGCGGAATACCTTCGTCCCACGTGGCAGCAAGCCTGGTGTTGTGAAGATCGTGTTTAGGAAGGGGCTGCCCGATGGTCGCAATGCAAAGCACCAGGCCGCAAATGAGGGAGAGTATTGTTTTTGTGATCATTTTTAAAAATACAAAATCTCCCTCCGCTGAGAAAATCTTATTTCCTGGCGCCATCCGCTGATTGCCCGGTCAGCATGCTATTGCTCTTATTCTGCGACATAATGCTGTTAGTTATCATTCATTTTATTATTAGACGGAACCGATCAGCACAGGTCACAAAATTTTTCAAGAAATATTTCTTTCAACAAAAATCAGATATCACAGCTATTCCGCCTCAGCCCTGAACCAGCGGTAGCCGTATGC
The genomic region above belongs to Dyadobacter pollutisoli and contains:
- a CDS encoding glycoside hydrolase family 95 protein, coding for MITKTILSLICGLVLCIATIGQPLPKHDLHNTRLAATWDEGIPLGNATVGALVWQRGERLRFSLDRADIWDMRPMAGLHRQEFSYQWVQEQVAKKDYAPVQQYFDAPYDKEPAPSKIPAAALEFDIKNASPVKSVNLSLAKAVCEVEWEDGMKLKTFVHATEPVGWFRFENIRSAILPELLAPAYQGKIAEGGPVNSLVGDDLARLGYKQGVVNREKNRIVYQQEGWGGFRYEVTVDWNATKSGVLEGVWSVSSQYPDKPVMLASTALVKAALQRGNAPDYASHVAWWTKFWGQSSLRVPDPVLEKQWFLEQYKFGSAARRGAPPISLQAVWTADNGRIPPWKGDYHHDLNTQLSYWPSYSGNHLEEGLGYFDHLDANLANYKRYTKTYFGTDGLAVPGVTTLDGTEMGGWIQYSLSPTVSSWLAQHYYLQWRYSMDRDFLKNRAYPWFHGVCLFLEKITVKDENGYRKLPISSSPEINDNKLTAWFPENTNYDLSLMKFAFTAGAEIALEMGLTSEAEHWNDVLSQFGAYAITENSELMFAPSLAYNESHRHFSHMMAIHPLGLIRWEDGEKSQRIIKNSINLLEKIGPDWWCGYSYSWLANMKARAKDGTGAAHNLSVFAKAFCLPNSFHVNGDQTKAGLSKFTYRPFTLEGNFAFAAGLQEMLLQSYAGFIEVFPAVPEDWKDVSFEKLRTEGAFLVTAKKAGGRIEEVKIVSEKGGVTRLKQPFEKWKIVSVSGVTVDASDEGWLELKCKPNGKIVFQAEE
- a CDS encoding winged helix-turn-helix transcriptional regulator; the encoded protein is MMRNRNDLLDTPSHEVCNSKLAAVGDALYVIGGKWRLRIIVALSDGNKRFNELQREITGISARVLSNELKELEMNGFVERKVYTDVPVVIEYELTEYSQTLDTVVQSLVEWGEMHRAKIRQGVI
- a CDS encoding DoxX family protein, yielding MKAKKIITIAITVIASLMVVLSGIMKLTASEEMVSTLQKVGVGDYITALGVMEIGFTALFIYPKTMKIGFILLTCYFAGAIATELSHGKPFNAVLPIALIWIAAFLRDPSIFLPTSEKQIPA
- a CDS encoding DUF899 domain-containing protein; translation: MEKQNDVLPDTVDESVSGHRIVTQEEWITARKELLKKEKELTRLSDELSRQRRQLPWVKVNKSYIFDSTEGKIWLSDLFNGKSQLFIYHFMFAPEWEEGCPGCSFLVDHIDGANLHLAHHDVSVVAVSRAPLSKLLAFKDRMEWKFKWVSSFGSDFNYDYHVSFTESQIENNEVYYNYEFAKHDSGTESPGASVFYKDAAGNIYHTYSSYSRGTDILIGAHNFLDFMPKGRNEDSTMGWMRYHDKYEDFKSDSGSCCH